From Verrucomicrobiia bacterium, the proteins below share one genomic window:
- a CDS encoding choice-of-anchor tandem repeat GloVer-containing protein, translated as MKLNTKGSLTAYLLIVGICLLLADWVRAQVFTTLYNFQGGTNAGQPYSGLIFSDNRLYGATTFGGLQEATLGTIFSVNVDGSGFTNIHSFTPLASVDTNALFTNSDGIGPYAALVLSGKTLFGSTIYGGSGDTGVLFRVNTDGSEFTNLHNFPSIPSTGSFSSNTNTDGARPIGGLTLVGNILYGVTEMGGGYGYGTVFAINTDGSNFTNLYNFTGLTDGGQPMNGLVISGVTLYGTTFTGGNTRKDGIVFAINTDGSGFTNLHSFGSTSTDGIIPLGRLISLNNRLYGVTSSGGSANDGTIFALNIDGSDYTNLHNFAATMNATNYEGDGPKGLILSGNTFYGIAGGGGNTGNGTIFVFNLVGGGISNLHNFSAVLNLTNSGGSTPLGGLTFSNNILYGTAQRGGTIGQGTVFSLSFATQLSISASSSEAVLAWPANMAGYTLQSSTNLGKAANWITVSPAPVQNEGRFIVTNSVSSPRMYYRLSQ; from the coding sequence ATGAAACTCAATACTAAAGGTTCGTTGACGGCGTATTTGTTGATCGTTGGGATTTGCTTGCTATTGGCAGACTGGGTAAGAGCGCAGGTATTTACCACTTTGTATAATTTTCAAGGCGGTACAAATGCTGGACAGCCTTATAGCGGTTTAATTTTTTCAGATAACCGGCTTTACGGAGCGACAACTTTTGGTGGCCTGCAGGAAGCAACTCTTGGGACAATTTTCTCCGTTAATGTGGACGGTTCCGGATTTACGAATATCCATAGTTTTACGCCGTTGGCCTCTGTCGATACCAACGCCCTATTTACAAACAGCGATGGCATCGGTCCGTACGCTGCATTAGTTTTGTCTGGCAAGACTCTTTTTGGTAGTACTATATACGGCGGATCTGGTGACACGGGTGTTCTTTTCAGAGTGAACACTGACGGGTCGGAATTTACGAATCTGCACAATTTTCCATCAATTCCATCTACAGGCTCTTTTAGTTCCAACACGAATACCGACGGAGCCCGGCCGATCGGCGGGTTAACTTTAGTTGGAAACATCCTCTATGGGGTCACGGAAATGGGTGGAGGTTATGGTTATGGCACTGTATTCGCCATTAATACTGACGGGTCGAACTTTACAAACCTATATAATTTCACTGGTTTGACCGATGGCGGCCAGCCTATGAATGGATTAGTTATATCTGGCGTTACGCTTTACGGTACAACATTTACGGGAGGAAACACTCGGAAGGACGGTATCGTATTTGCGATAAATACGGATGGATCTGGGTTCACGAATTTACATAGCTTTGGCAGTACCAGTACGGATGGAATAATTCCTCTAGGGCGGTTAATATCATTAAACAACCGTCTTTATGGAGTTACAAGCTCAGGCGGAAGCGCAAATGATGGAACTATATTCGCGCTTAATATTGACGGATCGGATTACACGAATCTGCACAATTTTGCGGCAACGATGAACGCGACCAATTACGAAGGCGACGGGCCTAAAGGATTGATTCTATCAGGCAATACATTTTATGGCATAGCAGGCGGGGGCGGAAATACCGGAAATGGCACAATTTTCGTGTTCAATCTTGTAGGAGGAGGAATTTCAAATCTGCATAACTTCTCGGCAGTTTTAAATCTTACCAATAGCGGTGGCAGCACGCCACTTGGGGGGCTGACTTTCTCAAACAATATTTTGTACGGGACGGCCCAGCGCGGCGGCACTATCGGACAGGGCACAGTATTCAGCCTTTCATTCGCAACACAACTTAGCATTAGTGCTTCCAGTTCCGAAGCCGTATTGGCTTGGCCCGCCAACATGGCTGGATATACTTTACAATCCTCCACAAATCTCGGAAAAGCGGCAAACTGGATTACGGTATCTCCTGCTCCGGTTCAAAATGAAGGCCGATTTATTGTAACCAATTCTGTTTCCAGTCCAAGAATGTATTACCGTTTAAGCCAATAA
- the ftsH gene encoding ATP-dependent zinc metalloprotease FtsH, producing MSDDNRNTDDDRRKNGDFKMPSRNWIVWILILCCVLLVVLLHNQYDTQGDLITQAKFNELSTNNLIANATIKFNPQSMFKDVTGNYYKDPKHEVKNPFRAKIYLTDKQLSALLSKENFDSQEPPTMLLNLLWSVGPLIFIGALIWFFFIRQIKMAGKGALSFGKSKARMLAKEKNKTTFKDVAGVEEAKEEVSELVEFLKDPKKFQKLGGRIPKGVLMVGAPGTGKTLLAKAIAGEADAAFFSISGSDFVEMFVGVGASRVRDMFEQARKNTPCLIFIDEIDAVGRSRGHGLGGGNDEREQTLNALLVEMDGFDTQEGIIIIAATNRPDVLDPALLRPGRFDRQITVNLPDVRGREAILKVHAKNVKLDPTADLAIIARGTPGYSGAELANLLNEAALLAARTGRKAVGMLELEEARDKVRWGRERRSMAMTDEDKKFTAWHEAGHALINVVLTHTHPLHKVTIIPRGQALGSTMYLPKDDILNRRRKEMLDIIAVTMAGRIAEEIVSDDISSGAMGDIQQATQMARAMVTQWGMSEKLGMIQYGDSSEYVFLGREMSRSKDYSEQTAQEIDTEVKRIIDNGYKVATDIINANRDKLELIANALLEYETLEGSQVEEIVRTGKFTPPPPTPKVDPPSGAQAATPLPEPPLKPLPPHLPGLGTPAPATA from the coding sequence ATGTCAGACGATAATAGAAACACGGACGATGATCGCCGGAAAAATGGCGATTTCAAAATGCCCTCGCGTAATTGGATTGTTTGGATCCTGATCCTCTGCTGTGTCCTTTTGGTCGTGCTTCTGCACAATCAATACGATACCCAGGGCGACCTCATTACCCAGGCCAAATTCAACGAACTCAGCACCAACAACCTGATCGCCAATGCAACGATAAAGTTCAACCCGCAATCCATGTTCAAGGACGTGACGGGCAATTATTACAAGGATCCCAAGCACGAGGTCAAAAATCCTTTTCGCGCAAAGATTTACCTGACGGACAAGCAGTTGAGCGCATTGCTCTCGAAGGAAAATTTCGATTCGCAGGAACCGCCGACAATGCTGTTGAATCTGTTGTGGAGCGTCGGACCCCTGATTTTCATCGGTGCCCTAATCTGGTTTTTCTTCATTCGCCAGATCAAGATGGCTGGCAAAGGCGCATTGAGCTTCGGCAAAAGCAAGGCGCGCATGCTGGCCAAGGAAAAGAACAAAACGACTTTCAAGGACGTTGCGGGCGTCGAGGAAGCCAAGGAAGAAGTGTCTGAATTGGTGGAATTTCTCAAAGACCCGAAGAAGTTTCAAAAGCTCGGCGGACGCATCCCCAAAGGCGTGCTGATGGTTGGCGCGCCCGGCACTGGCAAAACCCTTTTGGCGAAAGCCATCGCCGGCGAAGCGGATGCCGCGTTCTTCAGCATCAGCGGTTCGGATTTCGTGGAAATGTTCGTCGGCGTGGGCGCAAGCCGCGTGCGCGATATGTTCGAGCAAGCCCGCAAAAATACGCCCTGCCTGATTTTCATTGATGAAATTGACGCCGTGGGTCGCAGCCGCGGTCATGGCCTTGGCGGCGGCAACGACGAACGCGAACAGACGTTGAACGCGTTGCTCGTCGAGATGGACGGTTTCGATACTCAGGAAGGCATCATCATCATCGCGGCCACGAACCGCCCTGACGTGCTCGACCCAGCGTTGTTGCGCCCCGGACGTTTCGATCGCCAGATCACGGTGAACTTGCCCGACGTGCGCGGTCGTGAAGCCATCCTCAAAGTCCACGCGAAGAATGTGAAGCTCGATCCGACGGCGGACCTGGCCATCATCGCTCGTGGCACACCGGGCTATTCCGGCGCGGAGTTGGCGAACCTTTTGAACGAAGCGGCGTTGCTCGCGGCCCGTACTGGCCGCAAAGCGGTCGGCATGCTTGAACTGGAAGAGGCCCGCGACAAAGTGCGCTGGGGCCGTGAACGCCGCAGCATGGCCATGACCGATGAAGATAAAAAATTCACCGCGTGGCACGAAGCTGGCCACGCCTTGATCAACGTCGTTTTGACCCACACCCATCCGCTGCACAAGGTAACCATCATTCCTCGTGGCCAGGCGCTGGGCTCGACCATGTATTTGCCGAAGGACGATATTTTGAACCGCCGCCGCAAAGAGATGCTCGACATCATCGCCGTGACGATGGCGGGCCGCATCGCCGAAGAAATTGTTTCCGATGATATTTCCTCCGGCGCGATGGGCGACATCCAGCAAGCCACGCAAATGGCGCGCGCGATGGTCACCCAATGGGGCATGAGCGAGAAGCTCGGCATGATCCAATACGGCGACAGCAGCGAATACGTTTTCCTTGGACGCGAAATGTCCCGCAGCAAGGATTACAGCGAACAAACCGCGCAGGAGATTGACACCGAGGTCAAGCGCATCATTGATAACGGTTACAAAGTCGCGACCGACATCATCAATGCGAATCGCGATAAGCTTGAACTGATCGCCAATGCCTTGCTCGAATACGAAACGCTGGAAGGTTCGCAAGTCGAAGAAATCGTGCGCACCGGCAAATTCACGCCGCCGCCGCCCACTCCCAAAGTGGACCCACCCTCCGGCGCGCAAGCTGCGACACCTTTGCCCGAACCGCCGCTCAAGCCCCTTCCGCCGCATTTGCCCGGCTTGGGCACTCCCGCGCCAGCAACGGCATAA
- the tilS gene encoding tRNA lysidine(34) synthetase TilS — MLKSVERAIAAKKLFVRGEEILVAVSGGLDSMVLLHVLARLALAQKWKLAVAHFNHQLRGRSSDADEKLVRNTAKKLKFPFVAERGNVKKWAREKKLSLEMAARELRHDFLARSAADLKFKKIALAHHADDQVELFFVRLLRGAGGDGMAGMKWLSPSSKDKNIFLARPLLDLPKATLAAYAKEQRIAFREDATNAQIEIQRNHLRHELLPWLAKEFQPALSRVILRQMEIVGAEAEFVTDAARAWLKATRRRAFSKLPPALQRRSVQLQLIELGLTANFDLIEQLRERANGPVTISPKVAVSREPSGNIQVKQFKPQTFVHEETKVRLRGKAGKIAFKNIVVNWVATPSLLGPFRLPKKEVNAEHFDADKVGIDITLRHWQPGDRFQPIGMASPVKLQDLFINGKFPRAERHRVLVGVTTAGVLFWVEGLRLAEGFKLDKNTRNQLIWRWKRLC; from the coding sequence TTGCTAAAATCAGTCGAACGAGCCATCGCGGCGAAAAAATTATTTGTCCGTGGTGAAGAAATTTTAGTGGCAGTTTCTGGAGGATTGGATTCCATGGTTTTGCTGCATGTCCTGGCGCGCCTTGCGCTTGCGCAAAAATGGAAACTGGCCGTCGCGCATTTCAATCACCAACTCCGTGGTCGCAGCAGTGATGCCGATGAAAAACTGGTCAGGAACACGGCGAAAAAATTAAAGTTCCCCTTTGTCGCCGAGCGCGGCAATGTAAAAAAATGGGCGCGCGAAAAAAAACTTTCGCTGGAAATGGCGGCGCGGGAATTGCGGCACGATTTTCTTGCGCGATCGGCGGCAGATTTAAAGTTTAAAAAAATCGCGCTCGCCCATCACGCGGACGATCAGGTGGAACTTTTCTTCGTGCGGTTGTTGCGCGGCGCGGGCGGCGACGGCATGGCGGGAATGAAATGGCTCTCGCCATCGTCGAAGGACAAAAATATTTTTCTCGCCCGGCCATTGCTGGATTTACCCAAAGCTACGCTTGCAGCTTACGCGAAGGAGCAGCGGATCGCGTTTCGCGAGGACGCGACGAATGCGCAAATCGAAATCCAGCGCAACCACCTCCGCCACGAGTTGTTGCCCTGGCTTGCGAAAGAATTTCAACCCGCCTTGTCACGGGTAATTTTGCGGCAGATGGAAATCGTCGGCGCGGAAGCCGAGTTCGTGACGGACGCGGCGCGCGCCTGGTTAAAAGCCACGCGGCGAAGGGCTTTCTCAAAACTTCCACCCGCTTTGCAGCGGCGAAGCGTCCAACTGCAACTCATTGAATTAGGCCTGACTGCAAATTTCGATTTGATCGAGCAGTTGCGCGAGCGCGCGAACGGGCCCGTGACCATCAGCCCAAAAGTTGCTGTGTCCCGAGAACCTTCCGGCAACATCCAAGTCAAACAGTTTAAACCTCAGACCTTTGTTCACGAGGAAACCAAGGTGCGACTGCGAGGTAAAGCTGGAAAGATTGCCTTCAAAAACATCGTGGTTAATTGGGTTGCAACTCCTTCTCTGTTAGGTCCTTTCCGCCTGCCAAAAAAAGAGGTAAATGCCGAACATTTTGATGCCGATAAAGTAGGGATTGATATTACACTTCGACATTGGCAACCGGGCGACCGTTTTCAGCCGATCGGCATGGCGTCGCCCGTCAAGTTGCAGGATTTATTCATCAATGGAAAGTTCCCTCGTGCGGAGAGACATCGCGTGCTCGTCGGTGTCACCACGGCCGGCGTGTTGTTTTGGGTGGAAGGGCTTCGGCTGGCAGAAGGATTCAAGCTCGACAAAAACACGAGGAACCAGTTGATTTGGCGGTGGAAAAGGTTATGCTAA
- a CDS encoding DUF1501 domain-containing protein — translation MKTDAILRTRRDFLRSTILGGAFAYTAPAFLANTFSALEAEAANSATQAVTGRDGTILVVLQMAGGNDGINTVVPFADDNYHRARPHLGLAANDVLKLTDSVGLHPSLTGFKGLYDSGNLAVIQGIGYPNPNRSHFRSTEIWQTASDSAEFERYGWLGRYFDNACAGCDPTVGINIGRQMPQAFAAKNPMGVSLENPQGYRFISNEKGASNGEQSYRKLNELDDPAMMESSSGAESNSGDTIGAIHGPTPHTGSALDFLERTAMDAQLSSDKIRAISAKIDNKGNYPQSQLANSLKLVARLIGGGLPTRVFYVSQGGYDTHTNQLPAQQRLLKDLGDSLKAFTDDMKAQGNMSRVVVMTFSEFGRRVAENANGGTDHGAAAPMFIVGEKVKAGLLGKYPSLAPGDLFEGDIKYNVDFRSVYAGLLESWLKTPSAPILGRQFTPLICT, via the coding sequence ATGAAAACCGATGCCATTTTGCGAACGCGCCGCGATTTTTTGCGCTCCACGATTCTCGGCGGCGCGTTCGCTTACACCGCGCCCGCCTTTCTCGCGAACACTTTTTCCGCGCTCGAAGCCGAGGCCGCGAATTCCGCCACGCAAGCCGTGACCGGGCGCGACGGCACCATTCTGGTCGTGTTGCAAATGGCCGGTGGCAACGATGGCATCAATACAGTTGTGCCGTTCGCCGATGATAATTATCACCGCGCGCGCCCGCACCTTGGGCTCGCCGCGAACGACGTGCTCAAGCTCACGGATTCCGTCGGCTTGCATCCCAGCCTCACGGGCTTCAAGGGACTTTACGACAGCGGCAATCTGGCGGTGATCCAGGGCATTGGTTATCCAAATCCGAACCGTTCGCATTTTCGTTCGACGGAAATTTGGCAGACCGCGAGCGACTCGGCGGAATTTGAGCGTTACGGCTGGTTGGGACGTTACTTCGACAATGCCTGCGCCGGTTGCGATCCAACCGTGGGCATTAATATCGGTCGCCAGATGCCGCAAGCTTTTGCCGCGAAAAATCCGATGGGTGTGAGCCTCGAAAATCCCCAAGGCTATCGCTTCATCAGCAACGAAAAGGGCGCGAGCAATGGCGAACAATCCTATCGCAAATTAAACGAACTCGACGACCCCGCGATGATGGAAAGCAGTTCGGGCGCTGAAAGCAATTCCGGCGATACCATCGGCGCAATCCACGGCCCGACGCCGCATACCGGCTCCGCCTTGGACTTTCTCGAACGCACCGCGATGGACGCGCAACTTAGCTCCGACAAAATCCGCGCGATCAGCGCGAAGATTGATAACAAGGGAAACTATCCGCAATCGCAACTCGCTAATTCGCTGAAGCTCGTTGCGCGATTGATCGGCGGCGGATTGCCCACGCGGGTGTTCTATGTTTCGCAAGGCGGCTACGACACGCACACGAACCAACTCCCCGCGCAACAGCGGTTGTTGAAAGACTTGGGTGACTCCCTCAAGGCTTTTACCGACGACATGAAAGCGCAGGGCAACATGTCGCGCGTGGTGGTTATGACGTTCAGCGAATTTGGGCGTCGCGTGGCCGAAAACGCGAATGGCGGCACCGACCACGGAGCCGCCGCGCCAATGTTCATTGTGGGTGAAAAGGTCAAGGCGGGCTTGCTCGGCAAATACCCGAGTCTCGCGCCAGGTGATCTGTTCGAGGGCGACATTAAATACAACGTGGATTTCCGTTCCGTATATGCCGGGTTGCTGGAAAGCTGGCTGAAGACGCCAAGCGCACCGATTCTAGGACGCCAATTTACGCCGCTGATTTGCACGTAA
- a CDS encoding DUF1800 domain-containing protein, whose amino-acid sequence MLKALPGKQWDYEMAAHLLNRAGFGGTPAEIERLAKLGHDGAVAHLVDFEKVPDYGVNPDWAKPDPERAERLRKAREADPEVRRQMQQEEQKMDRQRTVELRYWWLERMAYGSRPLQEKMTLFWHGHFATSIEKVRDPYLMWRQNDLFRQQGTGYWYDLLLAVAKDPAMLVWLDQAQSRKEHPNENFAREVMELFTLGEGHYTEHDVTESARALTGWTYNRLDQEFDERPRLHDYGTKSFLGQTGSFTGEDILRIIVEQPQASRFITAKLWNFFAGEPPSEEINASLAEIFRNSGNQFKPVLKAMFRCEAFYSPSVVRNQVKSPVQWLVGSVRMLERPLPGPFICAGLTKNLGQDLFAPPNVKGWDGGLSWITTNNLLARYNEAAILVQGDMNMLRTTLAGVFPGSIAASNMAQNRRPNFRLEQVDVERILAPEERTDKSKLVAALEKRLLQSKLSKKQEATLRDYLDSQTALNDEAILNAVRLMMSTPEYQLA is encoded by the coding sequence ATGTTGAAGGCTTTGCCAGGGAAACAATGGGATTACGAGATGGCGGCGCACCTGCTGAACCGCGCCGGGTTCGGCGGCACACCGGCGGAGATTGAGCGCCTCGCCAAACTTGGCCACGATGGCGCGGTGGCTCATCTCGTGGATTTCGAAAAAGTGCCCGATTACGGAGTTAATCCTGATTGGGCCAAGCCAGACCCGGAGCGTGCCGAACGCCTGCGCAAAGCCCGCGAGGCCGATCCCGAAGTGCGCCGGCAAATGCAGCAGGAAGAGCAGAAGATGGATCGCCAGCGCACGGTGGAGTTGCGTTATTGGTGGCTGGAACGGATGGCTTACGGTTCGCGGCCGTTGCAGGAAAAGATGACCCTTTTCTGGCACGGCCATTTCGCCACGAGCATCGAAAAGGTTCGCGACCCCTATTTGATGTGGCGGCAGAACGATTTATTTCGCCAGCAGGGAACCGGCTATTGGTATGACTTGTTGCTCGCCGTCGCCAAGGACCCCGCGATGCTCGTCTGGCTCGACCAGGCACAAAGCCGCAAGGAACATCCCAACGAAAATTTTGCGCGCGAAGTGATGGAATTGTTCACGCTGGGCGAAGGGCATTATACCGAACACGACGTGACCGAATCGGCGCGCGCCCTGACCGGTTGGACTTACAACCGGCTCGACCAGGAGTTCGACGAACGCCCCCGTCTGCACGATTACGGCACGAAAAGTTTTCTCGGCCAAACGGGAAGTTTCACCGGCGAAGATATTCTGCGCATCATCGTCGAGCAACCGCAGGCGAGCCGGTTCATCACCGCGAAGCTTTGGAACTTTTTTGCCGGCGAACCACCCTCCGAGGAAATCAACGCCTCGCTCGCGGAAATTTTTCGCAACTCGGGAAATCAATTCAAGCCAGTGCTCAAGGCGATGTTTCGTTGCGAAGCCTTCTATTCGCCTTCTGTCGTGCGCAACCAGGTCAAGAGCCCGGTGCAATGGCTCGTCGGCAGTGTGCGCATGCTGGAACGTCCTCTGCCGGGACCATTCATTTGCGCCGGCCTCACGAAAAATCTCGGTCAGGATTTGTTCGCGCCGCCAAATGTCAAAGGCTGGGACGGCGGCCTCAGTTGGATTACGACCAACAATCTGCTGGCACGTTACAACGAAGCGGCAATTCTCGTGCAAGGCGATATGAATATGCTACGCACCACCCTCGCCGGAGTTTTCCCCGGCTCCATCGCCGCATCCAACATGGCGCAAAATCGCCGGCCCAATTTTCGCCTCGAACAAGTGGATGTGGAGCGGATTCTGGCGCCTGAAGAACGCACCGACAAAAGCAAACTGGTGGCCGCATTGGAAAAGCGTTTATTGCAAAGCAAACTCTCAAAAAAACAGGAGGCGACCTTGCGCGATTATTTGGATTCGCAAACCGCCCTCAACGATGAAGCAATCTTAAATGCCGTGCGTCTGATGATGAGCACGCCGGAGTATCAACTGGCGTGA
- a CDS encoding ABC transporter ATP-binding protein: MTESSAIAGNRGEAEATSEVFAVEAQGLVRRFGETEALARVSVSIHKGEFFSLLGPSGCGKTTLLRLIAGLDSPDEGSLKIGGRDAALIPAHKRPVNTVFQSYALFPHLNVRDNIAFGLRMKKISAPEITRRVTEVMSLAQISAFADRRPAQLSGGQKQRVALARALVNQPEVLLLDEPLGALDLKLRKELQVELSQLQRRLGITFIFVTHDQEEALVMSDRIAVMNAGKIEQLDSVKELYEQPRTRFVAHFLGACNLVEGKVAQIQSQTAIIATTFGELRFDLATARRKISAGDAITLAIRPEKISLWPTSTVPSGNHFPAGVCEIIYSGAETQYCLSLGEQKLNARMLNSHAGNTGFTIGQTVLVHLPAKSMVLLDD, from the coding sequence ATGACAGAGTCTTCGGCCATCGCGGGAAACCGGGGTGAAGCCGAGGCGACTTCCGAAGTTTTTGCCGTTGAAGCCCAAGGGTTGGTGCGCCGTTTTGGTGAAACGGAGGCACTGGCGAGGGTTTCTGTTTCCATCCACAAGGGCGAATTTTTTTCTTTGTTGGGGCCGTCGGGATGCGGCAAAACGACTTTGCTGCGCCTCATCGCCGGATTGGATTCTCCCGATGAAGGCTCGCTGAAAATCGGCGGACGCGACGCCGCGCTGATTCCCGCGCACAAACGCCCGGTCAATACGGTTTTCCAATCTTACGCGCTGTTTCCGCATCTCAATGTGCGGGACAATATTGCTTTCGGTTTGCGCATGAAAAAAATTTCCGCGCCCGAGATAACCCGGCGCGTCACGGAGGTGATGTCGCTCGCGCAAATCTCCGCGTTCGCCGACCGCCGACCCGCGCAGCTTTCCGGTGGACAGAAACAACGCGTCGCCCTCGCCCGCGCGCTGGTGAATCAGCCGGAAGTTCTTTTGCTCGATGAACCGCTGGGCGCGCTCGATTTGAAATTGCGCAAGGAACTTCAAGTCGAGTTGTCGCAGCTTCAACGCCGCCTCGGCATCACATTTATTTTTGTAACGCACGATCAGGAGGAGGCGCTGGTCATGAGTGATCGCATCGCCGTGATGAACGCGGGGAAAATTGAGCAACTTGATTCCGTCAAAGAATTGTATGAGCAACCGCGCACCCGGTTCGTCGCGCATTTTCTCGGCGCGTGCAATTTGGTCGAGGGCAAGGTGGCGCAGATCCAATCGCAGACGGCCATTATTGCCACGACGTTCGGTGAGTTGCGATTCGACCTTGCCACGGCACGGCGAAAAATTTCAGCGGGCGATGCCATCACGCTGGCCATTCGCCCGGAAAAAATCAGTTTGTGGCCGACCAGCACCGTGCCTTCGGGCAATCATTTTCCGGCGGGCGTCTGCGAGATTATTTATAGCGGCGCGGAGACACAATATTGCCTGAGTCTCGGCGAACAGAAATTAAACGCGCGCATGCTTAACTCTCACGCTGGCAATACGGGCTTCACCATCGGCCAAACGGTGCTCGTCCATTTGCCCGCGAAATCCATGGTGCTGCTCGATGACTGA
- a CDS encoding ABC transporter permease codes for MSAREKSSCEPESRFSRGEHWLRSAITSGPGVLWLVIFLLAPLAAVGVISFLSRGDYGEVQLPVTLDNYKRLLGFGLLGFDALYPVILLRSLILGAGTAVACVVAGLPLAFFIARLPDRYKNFALTLVVIPFWTNLLIRTYAWQIILSPESWLTRALHVIGLGNADEALYPGAFAVTIGMICDYLPFLVLPLYASVEKIDWNLAEAAMDLGANGAKVFRHAVLPQIMPGLIAGMILVFLPATGQFVIPDLLGGAKTVMLGNAIEQQFGQSRDWPFGSAIAFVALAIVLFGLWVYARKSSGRGEPQIL; via the coding sequence ATGAGCGCGAGAGAAAAATCGAGTTGCGAGCCGGAGAGCCGTTTTTCGCGAGGCGAACATTGGCTGCGCTCTGCCATCACCAGCGGGCCGGGGGTTTTGTGGCTCGTTATTTTCTTGCTCGCGCCATTAGCGGCGGTGGGAGTCATCAGTTTTCTCAGCCGTGGTGATTACGGCGAAGTTCAACTGCCGGTCACGCTCGATAATTACAAACGCCTTTTGGGATTTGGATTGCTTGGGTTCGATGCGCTTTATCCGGTCATTCTGCTTCGCAGTCTTATATTGGGCGCGGGCACGGCGGTGGCGTGCGTGGTCGCGGGATTACCGCTCGCGTTCTTTATCGCGCGGCTGCCGGACCGTTATAAAAATTTTGCGCTGACGCTGGTGGTCATTCCTTTTTGGACGAACCTGCTTATTCGCACTTATGCCTGGCAGATTATTTTATCGCCGGAGAGCTGGCTCACGCGCGCCTTGCATGTAATTGGTTTGGGCAATGCTGACGAAGCGCTTTATCCAGGTGCGTTTGCGGTGACCATCGGAATGATTTGCGATTACCTGCCCTTTCTGGTTTTGCCGCTGTACGCCTCGGTGGAAAAAATCGATTGGAACCTCGCCGAGGCCGCGATGGACCTTGGCGCGAACGGCGCAAAGGTTTTTCGCCATGCCGTCCTGCCACAAATCATGCCGGGATTGATCGCGGGGATGATTCTCGTTTTTCTGCCGGCCACGGGACAATTTGTCATTCCCGATCTTTTGGGTGGCGCAAAAACGGTGATGCTCGGCAATGCGATTGAACAACAATTTGGCCAAAGCCGCGACTGGCCGTTCGGCTCGGCGATAGCGTTCGTCGCGCTGGCGATTGTTTTGTTTGGATTATGGGTTTACGCGCGCAAATCCAGCGGACGCGGCGAACCGCAAATTTTATGA
- a CDS encoding ABC transporter permease, whose product MKRASTSLSVIAVVLYAFLYAPLVVVVLYSFNAARFGSGWTGFTTKWYGTLWENSLALSAAKNTLLLAVISTLIATLLGTMLGYGLDRFRFPGKTFFKWFLYVPIFIPDIVMAVALLLFYSLLRKWLSLFELGLATMVIAHVTFQIPFVAIVVRARLVGLDVALEEAARDLGANEWQTFTHVTLPLILPGILAGGMLAFTLSLDDFVVSFFTSGPGSTTLPILIYSSVKRGITPDINALSTLIVIASVLGTLTVTFLQRGKKA is encoded by the coding sequence ATGAAACGCGCTTCGACATCGCTCAGCGTTATCGCCGTTGTGCTCTATGCGTTTCTCTATGCTCCGCTGGTCGTGGTCGTGCTCTATTCTTTCAATGCGGCGCGGTTCGGCTCGGGTTGGACAGGCTTCACGACCAAATGGTATGGCACGCTTTGGGAAAATTCGCTCGCGCTTTCCGCCGCGAAAAATACGCTGCTGCTGGCCGTGATCAGCACTCTGATTGCGACGCTGCTCGGCACGATGCTTGGCTATGGCCTCGACCGTTTTCGTTTTCCCGGCAAAACTTTTTTCAAATGGTTTTTGTATGTGCCGATTTTCATACCGGACATTGTCATGGCGGTGGCGTTGCTGCTGTTTTATTCGTTGCTGAGGAAATGGCTCAGCCTTTTTGAACTGGGATTGGCGACGATGGTTATCGCGCATGTGACGTTTCAAATTCCGTTTGTCGCCATCGTTGTGCGGGCGCGGTTGGTTGGACTGGATGTCGCGCTTGAGGAAGCAGCGCGCGACCTCGGCGCAAATGAATGGCAGACTTTTACCCATGTCACGCTGCCGTTGATTTTGCCGGGGATTCTTGCGGGGGGGATGCTGGCGTTTACGCTGAGCCTGGATGATTTTGTGGTTAGTTTTTTCACAAGCGGGCCCGGTTCGACGACGCTGCCCATTCTGATTTATTCTTCGGTGAAGCGCGGCATCACGCCCGACATCAATGCGCTTTCCACGCTGATTGTGATCGCTTCGGTTCTCGGCACCTTGACCGTGACATTCTTGCAACGCGGGAAAAAAGCCTGA